The following proteins are co-located in the Vigna unguiculata cultivar IT97K-499-35 chromosome 9, ASM411807v1, whole genome shotgun sequence genome:
- the LOC114162214 gene encoding uncharacterized protein ycf39, whose protein sequence is MKMALLKAPTPQLQWRCSVAPTTLAFPNSHSISAGRGKGREWSWRVKCSSSASAGPEIEKGTANFGPGSPVRPTSILVVGGTGTLGRQVVRRALDEGYDVRCLVRPRPAPADFLRDWGATVVNADLSKPETIPATLVGIHTVIDCATGRPEEPIKTVDWEGKVALIQCAKAMGIQKYVFYSIHNCDKHPEVPLMEIKYCTEKFLRDSGLNHIVIRLCGFMQGLIGQYAVPILEEKSVWGTDAPTRIAYMDTQDIARLTFIAIRNEKLIGKLLTFAGPRAWTTQEVITLCERLAGQDANVTTVPVSILRFTRQLTRVFEWTNDVADRLAFSEVLSSDTVFSVPMADTYNLLGVDSKDIITLEKYLQDYFSNILKKLKDLKAQSKQTDIYF, encoded by the exons ATGAAGATGGCGCTGCTCAAGGCACCCACGCCGCAACTGCAATGGCGCTGTAGTGTTGCGCCCACCACGCTGGCGTTTCCCAATTCTCATTCCATTTCTGCGG GAAGGGGAAAAGGAAGAGAGTGGAGTTGGAGGGTGAAATGCAGCAGCAGTGCCAGTGCCGGTCCGGAGATTGAGAAAGGGACTGCCAATTTTGGGCCCGGGAGCCCAGTGAGGCCCACCAGCATTCTGGTTGTGGGTGGCACCGGAACCCTTGGAAGGCAGGTTGTGCGACGGGCACTCGACGAAGGCTACGATGTCAGGTGTCTGGTCAGGCCCAGGCCCGCTCCTGCCGACTTCCTTCGCGATTGGGGAGCTACCGTTGTCAAT GCTGACCTCAGTAAACCGGAGACCATTCCTGCTACCTTGGTTGGCATTCACACCGTCATTGACTGCGCCACTGGCCGTCCCGAGGAGCCTATCAAAACC GTAGACTGGGAAGGAAAAGTGGCTCTCATACAATGTGCCAAGGCAATGGGCATCCAGAAATATGTATTCTACTCCATCCATAACTGTGACAAACATCCCGAGGTTCCCCTCATGGAAATCAAGTATTGCACTGAGAAGTTCCTCCGTGATTCTGGCCTCAATCACATCGTTATCCGCTTATGCGGTTTCATGCAG GGTCTTATTGGTCAGTACGCAGTTCCTATCCTCGAAGAAAAATCTGTTTGGGGAACTGATGCTCCCACCAGAATTGCTTACATGGATACTCAG GATATAGCTCGCTTGACATTTATAGCCATACGAAATGAGAAATTAATTGGTAAACTTCTTACGTTCGCTGGTCCCCGTGCTTGGACAACCCAAGAG GTAATAACCTTGTGCGAGAGGCTTGCAGGCCAAGATGCTAATGTCACCACAGTTCCGGTCTCCATTTTAAGATTCACTCGTCAGTTGACTCGCGTTTTTGAGTGGACAAATGATGTTGCTGACAGACTCGCATTTTCAGAG GTCCTTAGCAGCGATACTGTGTTTTCTGTTCCAATGGCGGATACATACAATCTGCTTGGAGTTGATTCAAAAGACATAATTACACTGGAAAAGTATTTGCAAGACTACTTCAGTAACATATTAAAGAAATTGAAGGATCTCAAGGCTCAGTCAAAGCAAACGGATATTTACTTCTGA
- the LOC114164425 gene encoding endochitinase, protein MKKNRMIWSVAVVVWTVLVGGSWGEQCGSQAGGALCPGGLCCSQFGWCGSTDDYCGKGCQSQCGGQPAPSDLSALIPRATFDQMLKHRNDGACPARGFYTYDAFIAAARAFPSFGNTGDTATRKREIAAFLGQTSHETTGGWPSAPDGPYAWGYCFVREQNPSAYCSPTPQFPCASGQQYYGRGPIQISWNYNYGQCGNAIGVDLINNPDLVATDPVVSFKSAIWFWMTPQSPKPSSHDVITSQWTPSAADVAAGRLPGYGTVTNIINGGLECGRGQDSRVEDRIGFFKRYCDLFGVGYGNNLDCYSQAPFGNSLLNLHPIV, encoded by the coding sequence ATGAAGAAGAATAGGATGATATGGAGCGTAGCAGTGGTGGTGTGGACGGTGTTAGTGGGAGGAAGCTGGGGAGAGCAGTGTGGAAGCCAAGCGGGGGGTGCGCTGTGTCCAGGGGGTCTCTGTTGCAGTCAGTTCGGGTGGTGCGGCTCCACCGACGACTACTGCGGCAAGGGTTGCCAGAGCCAGTGCGGGGGACAGCCGGCTCCGTCTGATCTCAGCGCTCTGATACCCAGGGCCACCTTCGACCAGATGCTCAAACATCGCAACGACGGAGCCTGCCCAGCCAGAGGCTTCTACACCTACGATGCCTTCATCGCCGCCGCCAGGGCTTTCCCCAGCTTCGGCAACACCGGAGACACAGCCACTCGAAAGAGAGAGATCGCGGCCTTCTTGGGGCAAACGTCTCACGAAACAACCGGGGGATGGCCCTCTGCACCGGACGGACCATACGCATGGGGTTACTGCTTCGTGAGAGAGCAGAACCCAAGCGCCTACTGCTCCCCAACCCCCCAGTTCCCCTGCGCTTCTGGCCAGCAATACTATGGCAGGGGTCCGATCCAGATATCCTGGAACTACAACTACGGTCAGTGCGGAAATGCAATTGGAGTGGATTTGATCAACAACCCTGATCTCGTCGCCACCGACCCCGTCGTCTCCTTCAAGTCCGCCATCTGGTTCTGGATGACCCCGCAGTCCCCCAAGCCTTCCTCCCACGACGTCATCACCTCTCAGTGGACTCCCTCCGCCGCCGATGTCGCCGCCGGGAGGCTTCCAGGCTACGGCACTGTGACGAACATCATCAACGGAGGCCTGGAGTGCGGCAGAGGACAGGATAGCAGGGTGGAGGACCGCATCGGGTTCTTCAAGCGATACTGTGATCTGTTTGGAGTTGGTTATGGCAACAACCTTGACTGCTACTCTCAGGCCCCATTTGGAAATTCCCTGCTTAATCTCCATCCCATCGTCTGA